The sequence TGAGCAACGCCTCGCCAAACGCGAACAGGTGATGCTCTTCGTCAACCGCCGGGGGTACACGCCCTTTCTGCGCTGCTCGGTCTGCGGCTGGGTGGCGCGCTGTCCCCGGTGCAGCACGACCTTGGCGCTTCATATCAAAGATGAAAAGTTACAAGTTGCAAGTTCCAAGTTGGATGATGGACTTGAAACTCGCAACTTGAAACAAAGAACTATTGTTCCGGCCGATGGCTTTTTGCAATGCCATTCCTGTTGGCATAAGGAAGCCGTGCCGATCCAGTGCGCTTCCTGCAAAGGCCTGCGCCTGCGGCATTACGGGATCGGGACCCAGCGCGTTGAGCAGGAACTCCGGAAGCTTTTTCCGTTCGTGAAAGTGTCCCGACTGGACCGCGATATCGCCTCCTCCCGCCATGCCTACGAGCGGATCTATCAGAATTTCGCGAAGGGAGAGGTCGATGTCCTTGTCGGGACGCAGATGATCGCCAAGGGGTTTGATTTTCAAAACGTCACGCTTGTCGGTGTGGTGGATGCAGATGTGTCTCTGCATCTGCCGGATTTCCGTTCGGCCGAGCGGACGTTTCAGCTGATTGCCCAGGTGGCCGGTCGCACCGGCCGGGGGGAAGCCGGCGGGAAAGTGTTGGTTCAAACGCACCACCCCGATCACTACGCGCTGCAGGCGGCCCGGGCCCATGATTATTTGACCTTCTATGAGCAGGAAATCAAACACCGCGAGTTGTTGCGCTACCCGCCGTTTTGCCGGCTGATCCATATCCTGATTCGCGGAACCAAGGAGCCGGTGGTTCTGAAAATGGCGGAGAACCTTTATGAGAAATTAGAAGCCATTCGAAACCCATTCGTCGGTGATAAGGCGTCATCCCCGAGTGTCTCTGTCGGGGATCCATCCTGCTACTCGACGACTTGTTTGGATTCCCCGCCAGCAACCGCGGGGAATGACGAGAGAAGAGTCCAAATAGATATATTAGGGCCGGCGCCTGCTCCCTACAGCCGGCTGCGCAACCAATTCCGCTACCAGATCCTCTTGAAAGGAACCGACGAAGCCTTCGCTCCCTATGTGGGTTTCCTGCGCGCCTACCGTTCTCCAAAAGCCTTTGTCAGCGTCGACATCGACCCCGCTGATCTTCTCTGAGGAGTGAGGCGAGGGGGTAACTTGATTTAAGGAGAGAATGATGATAAAAGCAGATAGGATCAATATGAAAAGACGAATGTTTATCGGGTTATTGTTGGGGTTGAGCGGGCTTGTCGCCGGCCTGTGCCCGGATGCTTTTGCGCGTGTGCTGGCGCCGGCGTCTGCGGAGGAAATCATCAGCGCGCTGGGGCCGGACGCGCAGGGGTTGAAGATCTCCCAGGACAAGCTGCCGGATCTTTTTACGCTGACCGCCAGCCGGCTCGAAGAAGATCCCCAACAGTTTATTGTGGAGCAACGATATAAATCCGGCCGCTGGAAAGGCGGGAAAGCGGTCATCGAGTATGCCCGCGATCTGTCGTATACCCGGGTCAGTGTCTATGACAAGCAGGGGAATCGCCAACGGATCTATTCGGTTTCCGCTGTTTATCAGGCTGACGTCCGCCAGCCCGTGAAGGCCGCTTCGTCTGACGAGACCGGCTCGCCGGTTTTTGAGTCCAGGCGTATTGTCGAAAAGACGGTTGGCGCGGTATCGTTTGACGAACCTCCTCCGTCCCGGGAGGTCGCGTCCAAGTCTTTAGGTCAGCAGACAAAGACGGAGAAAGAGCCGGAAACGGAGACGGAGGTTGTTGCACAGGGGCCGTCCGCTTTTGTGTGGGATGATT comes from Elusimicrobiota bacterium and encodes:
- the priA gene encoding primosomal protein N', with translation MPPARFIEVVFPLPLNRAFHYRVPANGPADPGLGARVLAPFGKKKNLVGYVIGKTNETPPFPTKEILTCLDPEPFIDETLIELARWLSERYLCSLGEALACLVPPHLSPPKRPPRESAADSMPGRPAGRPSDAFHLSAEQQHALNTLEAAVDSKQFHPFLLRGITDSGKTEIYVRTIERALKQGRQAIFLLPEIALTPPFIEKLQARFPGQGVALWHSGITASERYRIWCGVRQGVVHVLLGARSAVFAPFPKLGVIVMDEEHEPTYKQEDRPRYHTREVALERARRTQSVLIMGSATPSLESYWSAKQGVYQLLELTSRVEERSLPPVTLIDRRTAPVEPGKSRPRRGTLDFSIFSEPLKLAIEQRLAKREQVMLFVNRRGYTPFLRCSVCGWVARCPRCSTTLALHIKDEKLQVASSKLDDGLETRNLKQRTIVPADGFLQCHSCWHKEAVPIQCASCKGLRLRHYGIGTQRVEQELRKLFPFVKVSRLDRDIASSRHAYERIYQNFAKGEVDVLVGTQMIAKGFDFQNVTLVGVVDADVSLHLPDFRSAERTFQLIAQVAGRTGRGEAGGKVLVQTHHPDHYALQAARAHDYLTFYEQEIKHRELLRYPPFCRLIHILIRGTKEPVVLKMAENLYEKLEAIRNPFVGDKASSPSVSVGDPSCYSTTCLDSPPATAGNDERRVQIDILGPAPAPYSRLRNQFRYQILLKGTDEAFAPYVGFLRAYRSPKAFVSVDIDPADLL